One region of Thermococcus sp. MAR1 genomic DNA includes:
- a CDS encoding HdeD family acid-resistance protein, translating into MDEVKEPSGVRENEAMTPEEYREEMAKEQMASLMAHWPWYLILGIVLTVLGVVGLGMLPFLTLASIAVFGVFLIVGGIMLIFAGLFGRDETGGTRVFQLLLAVLYLAVGVTMIEEPLMSARVLTFILGGAFFIFGILKILMGFKVQNGGLVMFSGVIDFFIGGMILANWPEWSPWVIGIFIAVELIVAGASFVIISLGARSMKKEAEIGG; encoded by the coding sequence ATGGACGAAGTTAAAGAGCCTTCCGGGGTCAGGGAAAATGAAGCGATGACCCCTGAAGAGTACAGGGAGGAGATGGCCAAGGAGCAGATGGCCAGCCTGATGGCCCACTGGCCCTGGTACCTGATCCTCGGTATAGTGCTCACCGTTCTCGGTGTCGTTGGTTTGGGGATGCTCCCCTTCTTAACGCTCGCCAGCATAGCCGTCTTCGGCGTCTTCCTGATAGTCGGAGGCATAATGCTCATATTCGCGGGACTCTTCGGCCGCGATGAAACCGGAGGGACGAGGGTATTCCAGCTGTTGCTGGCGGTTCTCTATCTCGCCGTTGGCGTTACAATGATAGAGGAGCCGCTGATGTCGGCAAGGGTACTGACGTTCATACTCGGCGGGGCCTTTTTCATCTTCGGTATCCTCAAGATACTCATGGGATTCAAGGTCCAGAACGGCGGGCTAGTGATGTTCTCGGGCGTCATAGACTTCTTCATTGGAGGGATGATACTCGCCAACTGGCCCGAGTGGAGCCCCTGGGTCATAGGCATCTTTATCGCCGTCGAGCTTATAGTTGCTGGTGCCAGCTTCGTAATCATATCGCTCGGCGCGAGGTCAATGAAAAAAGAGGCGGAGATCGGAGGATAA
- a CDS encoding YkgJ family cysteine cluster protein, which translates to MRFEPKPFTEPVSFRCEFCLDCCRGRHVYLTLKDIERIAKKGHDPQEFVTFSVEGNKIRFVLAVREWDLGCVFHDPETGKCRIHEVNPVICRIYPFMVSRKPLGVEGERPFQYKGQELWLYYDESCPGINAEEPETTITPEEIAKLGLEFERELERTDMEGFARLIDRLEK; encoded by the coding sequence ATGAGGTTCGAACCGAAGCCTTTCACGGAGCCGGTGTCCTTCAGGTGTGAGTTCTGCCTTGACTGTTGCAGGGGGAGGCACGTCTATCTGACGCTGAAGGACATCGAGAGGATAGCGAAGAAGGGTCACGACCCCCAGGAGTTCGTGACGTTCTCGGTTGAGGGAAATAAGATACGCTTCGTTTTGGCTGTAAGGGAGTGGGACCTTGGCTGCGTCTTCCACGACCCTGAAACCGGAAAGTGCCGGATTCACGAGGTCAACCCGGTAATCTGCAGGATTTACCCCTTCATGGTTTCGCGAAAGCCCCTCGGGGTCGAGGGAGAAAGGCCGTTCCAGTACAAGGGTCAAGAGCTGTGGCTCTACTACGATGAAAGCTGTCCGGGGATAAATGCGGAGGAACCGGAAACGACGATAACGCCGGAGGAAATAGCGAAGCTCGGCCTCGAATTCGAGAGGGAACTAGAAAGAACCGACATGGAGGGCTTTGCGAGGCTCATTGATCGGCTCGAAAAGTAG